GGTTGCGCGCTCCTTCAATAGTATATTTTTGATCGTACAGCAGATACTTAATGTGAAATATTATCTTGATGTCCTTATCTTTGTAAATTCTATTGCCAGCCCTGTTTTTGGTAGGCTTTAAAGCAGAGAACTCTGTCTCCCAATACCTTAGGACATAAGGCTTAAGTGCCGTTAAATCAGCGACTTCCCCAATTGAGTAATAGAGTTTTTTTATCTGCGGTTGACTCATCGATTCCTTATAATTGAACAGTTGCTATTCAAGTAACACTTTATATTATAAGAAAAGGAATTCGGGGAATCAAGTATTTTTTACTGTTTCTTTTTTAAAAACAATTACA
This region of Candidatus Neomarinimicrobiota bacterium genomic DNA includes:
- a CDS encoding MerR family transcriptional regulator, which translates into the protein MSQPQIKKLYYSIGEVADLTALKPYVLRYWETEFSALKPTKNRAGNRIYKDKDIKIIFHIKYLLYDQKYTIEGARNQLKALNFEEMGEIGSPKLKLSKAAPAKENDEDTLINALSTIRKGLSDMKKILQK